The Polyodon spathula isolate WHYD16114869_AA chromosome 47, ASM1765450v1, whole genome shotgun sequence genome segment AGCTCATACCAATTGCAGCTCAAGTGTCTCCAGCTACGTATTCAAATGGCTTTTTGCAGCAAACATATAATAACTGCTGTTGCCCTCCCTAGAGGTTAGTAAAACAATACTAAGTTAGTCTAGCAGTTTCTGATGCAGACTTCCAGTATTGTACTAACTGGAACATATGAAATCCCAAAACATTTGAACAACTGACACAACTACTCACaactaaaacatattttgaaatttgTGGGGGTGGGAAATGTTGCAATTGGTACTAAGTTAGTATGCATCTAGGGATGACCAGAGTACCAGAAACTAGTCTGCAACTTGGTATGCAGCTCCATGCTAAATCTGCATGTTCTTTGCAACAGAGCATTTGTGATCTTTCTCTTCCAGTTTGATAACAACCTCCTGACTTATGAGAATGAAGTGCTGTTCACATCTTACCTGTAAGGATTACATCACAAATTGAGCATCTTCATGATTGAGCCTGAAGCTCTACTAACCCATCTCCTCTTTCCAGGCTGAGAGTTGCCTGTCACTATCTGGTCAATGACACCAAGGTAGTACAGTTCTTGTACCAGAATAATCCTGCACCTGGAGTCCAGCCTGGCTTGGGGGGACCTTGAAGTCATCATGCGGCTTGCATTGGGTATGACTTGGAATGGAAAATAGTGTatatgctgtagcagtgtgtttccTTCTATAAATTCTCCCTTGCATCTCTGCAGATTCAACCTAAAATGACCTCTATGGAGTGGAGGATTACCCTGTTGTGAAGTACTTACGAAGACCCTTGTATTTTGAGGTAGAACTCCTGTACAGCAGGGATCCACAGGCTGAATTGTTTTTGGATAACTGCTGGGCAACCTATTCTGCTGACAGGACTAGCTCTCCAAAGTGGGATGTTGCTGTGGACAGGTAAGATGCTGGAATATGAGGTTGTTTCTACAAAACACAGGAGCTGGAACTGTGGCTGATTTGCTCCTGATTCTTTCTCTTTGTAGCTGTGAGAACTCTGCAGATGAGTCCTTGACCATCTTTCACACAGTCTCCAGCAATGCAAGAGTGCTGTTCCCTTCCCACCTGAAGAGGTTTGAAGTGAAAATGTTTTCCTTCACAAGCCAGGCCAGGATGCACTGAAAGGACAGGTAAAGGAGGGTTGGATTGGAGACTGTTTTGCCAACCTTTTATGTCAAAATCTATTGAAAATCCACCCTTGACATGCTGAATGTGAATATGGCATATCTCATGTTCTGTGGAGGTTAGGAGCTTGATTTTTTTGCAGCGGGCCCCCGCACAAGGAGTCACCGTTTTTCTGGTTCTAGGTGCCAGGACAGCtcagcaaaattatttttttactcacGATTCTGGGTTTTTGGGTGaaccactgtgctgtttttaggAGGTGGTTTGGGGCGCTCCTCTGAGTCTATATCACTTCCAATGATGCTTATATGTGCTTGGGTTCAagaaatgcatgaaaatgtgtttttcaaccctgtCACAGGGTTGAAAAATGAAGCTGAacaccctgaaatgttttttgcaaagaattacTAGAAAACTGgacatgttacattcaggctggtcccctgagtctagaaccatttgaatggtgGGTCTAGGTGCTTCTGTTTCAGAAATATAcactaaaagtgatggctaggtgtgtacatgcagcggttgcatggtggtgtgtgcttgCGTGCAGGGCTGGCGTGGTGGTGTGTGTCTGCAGGGTTCGCACTGTGGTGTATGCGTGCGTGCAGGGGTGATGTGTGCTTAGAAACTCAGGTGTCCGCtgagtcccaaaaactgggctgaattcgaaaattatctaaaaaccaaagtGGCTCAGATTTTGGCACGTAAATGTAAACAGGAGCAGTCTATatataaaactgtgattacattagagataaactaatgcaTCCTGTagcaaaactgcaatagtgtatatactgatattaaaatacattgcgcaaacgattatagatgtatgctatttgaaagaaaaaagtacaccactacaggaaaaaaaaaaaaaaaaaaaaaaaaaaattcttacgtTCGTACATAACATGATAAttgatataaagtaataacccatagtttgttacattagtacagcaaaataccaggttatatttatttatatttttatttatgtgtttatttcgtcttttgtttatttatttaattcattatttcgaattttatttcgttttttatttatttattaattttggcaCAATTTATCCTCCATGTGCTGGGTCATGAAGAGAGGATCTCTTCCGCAGGAGGGCACAGTGCTTGCACACTTCGGGAGCGCCCGCTTGAAGGGCCCTTCGGAGGGAGCAGTTTCTGTTCACTACAGATGGGAACACCCCTGAAGAGGGCCTCCATCCACCTCCGCCCTTCGCAGTGCGCTTCGTAGGGCGCATTTCCGTGGATTGGagccctctcccttctccttccctgatctgCTTTAATCGTCCTCTCCCTTCAATGCTCCTGCCCAAAACTGCACCCACCAATCAGAACAAGCAGGCGGGACTTGGTCGCTCCTGCAAGCTGTCAATCATCACAACTTTCTTCTGcattacacacacattaaacatgataatacaactatttacaaatagttttggAGGAGTAACACAACCCCGGTGTTCAATCCATTACAATACttatgtgctcttactggactttactcatgtgagcgaatgtttttactgtaagtttactgCTCCCggtcgaactcgctcttaaatgtaattatttactggattgtttattttgttcagtttgtatttgatcttactgtctactgattttactgtactttataactgctcttatctgtaatgtgatattctgtaatgtgataatttgtaatgtgatacttgtACTGTAATACTCTGTAACATTTTTAAGTCGCCCTGCTAAGAATAAATAATCATTctaagtcatgtaaacacagaaaatgatcgttttcagaaaaacaatgttCTGATTCTGTTTTCCTAATAGTCCCTTCATTCGTTTTCTGAAGAGTTGATCTGATGTTACCGTACTGAATGTGTGTCggtgtataattgtttaattacccaGCCAGGTTTAACACGTTAATTGATTCCGGTGAGTATAAAGGTGCTGGCTACGGGTTTATCGGCACGCAGCTGCAGTGTTTGATTCTGTGCTGAAGAGTTTGCAATGGGGATGCGCAGTGTTCAGACAGCGCTTTCGCTCGCTTTGATTTTGCTTGTGCAGCTCCACGGCGCTTTTGGATGGAGCTGGCCGGATCAGCAGGTTTATAACGCAGCGCCGTACCTGCAGCCTCCTGGAGCGCAGTCGTTTCCTGCAGCGGTATTTCAGGCGAAGCCCACCCCTCGTTCCGTGGAGAGAGCTGACCTGTCGCTGTCGAGTTCGGTCACTCTGGACTGCAGGAAAGACGCCATGGTCGTGACGGTGAACCGGGACTTGTTCGGGATCGGCTACCTGGTGAACAGCGCCGACTTGAGCGTGGGATCGGCGGGCTGCTCGGCCACCTCCACCGACAGCGTCGCAGGCACGGTTTTGTTCAGCATCCAGCTCCAGGATTGCGGCAGTACTTTCCAGGTAACCCTGCGTGTCGATCGCATTTTAGTGCGGTAGCCAGTATAGTAAACAGCCCCGCTTTCCTTGCTGCTTGCACTTCAGAATGAAGTTCTTGCCTACAGTAGAATTCCAGTGTTTTGATCAGTGATCTTTAGAGGTGCTGGTATGTGGAACCTGTTAAACTGCTTTGTGCATTAATTGGGTCTCTAGAGCAACTTACATTCTATAATTTGTGTCTTTGTTGCCTACTAAATTAGACAACACTAATTTTACCTCTTGAATCTTCTATAAGATTctgcaatgaggtgcatgaaatGGGGATTCACAATGTACTGACCGGCTGGAGCTTGTAGTCCAAGTATCGGTTTCCTTGTGCTACAAGTTActcaaatgtattaaactgtttgaacaaatgctcaattccttgtgtaccttcaggGGTTAAAGCACAAGACTGCTTCACTCTTTTGTAATTAAGCATAGAAGGGTCACTTCCACTTCTCTCCCTAGGTATTCCCAGACTTCCTGAGCTACACAAACCATCTCTATTACAAGCCTGCCAGCATTGGTATCATCACCAGGGTTAATATGGCTGACATTCTCCTTGAATGCCGATACCCGAGGTACTGTACTGCGCAGACAAGGACCCGAGGGGCTGGATCTGTAAACTTCATGCTAAATTCCTTTGCTGCTCATTCATTTGTACCAGGGTTCAAGCCACTGCTGCTGTAATAGATTTGACAATTCTATTGAAGAATGCAAACATGTTTTGACTATTTaacaaatgcttttctttctgtgcTGACTGGGTgccttcattttaaattcagcttCTCTCTCCGACAACCCCCCCTGCCAGTTTGATGTCATGTTTCATTAGTTATGCATGCTGTCATTTACAGGGTTATTTCTTTTCAGGAGGTGGAATGTCAGCAGCAGCCCCATAAAGCCAACCTGGGTGCCCTTCACTTCAACAGCCTCTACAGAGCAAATCCTGGACTTCTCCTTGCTGCTCATGAGTGGTATGAAGGAATGGGCTGGGTATGGGGAGTGGGGTTTAATCACAACCTGGCAACTATCTTTTGAACATGAAGACCAGTTTCTCTTGTATTGGATGCTGAAGCTGTTATCTTCAAATGGTTTTTATCCTCCCCTCCCATAGTTAACTGAGGGATGCTGTGCGAGTTCCAACAATGTCTTCAGCTATTGATTATCATAATGGGGATTATTGGCCAAATTCAATTCTTGTTGCTACCTGAGTATCATGACAACTGCCAGTGTAAGGGGGTGAGTTTAGAAGagaaatgaatataaaatccccCTATTGTAACTTGTATTGTGTAATTCAAATGATGCATATTTAAACATGTGTAATTGAGGGCATTTACTTTCGGAAGAGCCATGAAATGCATTCAAACAACGGAACAAAATTGCACCCGTAACCTGGAAGCAATAGTATTCACTTGTGTGAAATCTTCCATTAAGAGAATCCAACTaggcttgtgtgtgtctgtatagagtTGTGTTCTATTTGCAACATAGTTTCACATCGCTGCTTGTATGATGGTTTAATAAAAGAAACCGCCTACCCTCCATTAAAAGATGCAGCTACCTTTTATTTTATCCCTCCATGGGAACAGATACAAATATAATTTCCCCATGAGGTGCATAGGCTGCAGTATAATGAAACAATTTACAACAGGGTTGGAACACAGtccaggagtggaagggtcagCATTGGACACCCTGCCGGTGATTTGCCAGTCTGTCATGGAGCAGGGGTGGCCTAAGCTGGGTCTTCCACTGCTGGTGTTTCTGTTCTAAACtctaattaaacctccatccaggcccTGAAATAGTTTGTTTAACCCTGGAGCAGAAGGG includes the following:
- the LOC121306341 gene encoding zona pellucida sperm-binding protein 3-like isoform X2 is translated as MGMRSVQTALSLALILLVQLHGAFGWSWPDQQVYNAAPYLQPPGAQSFPAAVFQAKPTPRSVERADLSLSSSVTLDCRKDAMVVTVNRDLFGIGYLVNSADLSVGSAGCSATSTDSVAGTVLFSIQLQDCGSTFQVFPDFLSYTNHLYYKPASIGIITRVNMADILLECRYPRRWNVSSSPIKPTWVPFTSTASTEQILDFSLLLMSDNWSGPVVRICWCVLSCSRGSCIMCFNCGLCIMCLLASCSR
- the LOC121306341 gene encoding zona pellucida sperm-binding protein 3-like isoform X1 → MGMRSVQTALSLALILLVQLHGAFGWSWPDQQVYNAAPYLQPPGAQSFPAAVFQAKPTPRSVERADLSLSSSVTLDCRKDAMVVTVNRDLFGIGYLVNSADLSVGSAGCSATSTDSVAGTVLFSIQLQDCGSTFQVFPDFLSYTNHLYYKPASIGIITRVNMADILLECRYPRRWNVSSSPIKPTWVPFTSTASTEQILDFSLLLMSGMKEWAGYGEWGLITTWQLSFEHEDQFLLYWMLKLLSSNGFYPPLP